A single genomic interval of Acidovorax sp. 1608163 harbors:
- a CDS encoding ABC transporter ATP-binding protein — MTATTMLQVEAVTRQFGGFKAVDGVSLQLNAGEILGVAGTNGAGKSTLFAAIAGQQPADAGQIHFEGHDITRMPPYRRARLGLVRTFQIPREFKSLTVHENLMAAAANPQGERLVNAFFQTRSLREHEAQLSAKADRILQFLNLARVRDVTAGGLSGGQKKLVELGRVLMLDPRCILLDEPFAGVNPVLIEEICDRVRELNGQGIAFIVIEHHLQALKALSNRMIVMDRGSILAEGDPHTVLDDPRVQEAYMGGVV; from the coding sequence ATGACCGCAACAACGATGCTGCAGGTGGAGGCCGTCACGCGGCAATTCGGGGGCTTCAAGGCGGTGGACGGTGTGTCACTGCAATTGAACGCAGGTGAGATTCTGGGCGTAGCAGGCACCAACGGTGCGGGAAAGAGCACGCTGTTTGCCGCCATTGCCGGGCAGCAGCCAGCGGATGCAGGGCAGATCCACTTTGAGGGGCACGACATCACCCGCATGCCCCCCTACCGCCGCGCGCGGCTAGGGCTGGTGCGCACCTTTCAGATTCCGCGCGAGTTCAAGAGCCTCACGGTGCACGAGAACCTGATGGCGGCTGCCGCCAACCCGCAAGGGGAGCGGCTGGTGAATGCCTTCTTCCAGACGCGCAGCCTGCGCGAGCATGAGGCGCAGCTGTCTGCCAAGGCGGACCGCATCCTGCAGTTTTTGAACCTGGCGCGGGTGCGCGATGTGACGGCGGGGGGCTTGTCGGGCGGGCAGAAGAAGCTGGTGGAGCTGGGCCGGGTGCTGATGCTGGACCCGCGCTGCATCCTGCTCGACGAGCCGTTTGCCGGGGTGAACCCGGTGCTGATCGAAGAGATTTGTGACCGCGTGCGCGAGCTGAACGGGCAGGGCATTGCGTTCATCGTGATCGAGCACCACCTGCAGGCGCTCAAGGCCTTGTCGAACCGCATGATCGTGATGGACCGGGGCTCCATCCTGGCTGAGGGCGACCCGCACACGGTGCTGGACGACCCGCGCGTGCAGGAAGCCTACATGGGAGGGGTGGTATGA
- the ccoS gene encoding cbb3-type cytochrome oxidase assembly protein CcoS produces MDILYLLIPLSVVLVLMILAGLWWAVYRGQFESVEQEGERILRDG; encoded by the coding sequence ATGGACATCCTTTATTTGCTGATTCCTTTGTCTGTGGTGCTTGTGCTCATGATCCTGGCGGGCCTGTGGTGGGCGGTGTACCGGGGGCAGTTTGAGAGCGTGGAGCAAGAGGGGGAGCGCATTCTCCGGGACGGTTGA
- a CDS encoding universal stress protein, with product MYKRILIATDGSPLSDKAVESGLSLAALTGASVVALKVVPRYPRSYFEGGMPVDAGDVKRIEGQWGDAAQAMVDAVKTQGEAQGVTVKAVTAKSDLVAEAVIAAAKKHKCDLIVMASHGRKGLKRLLLGSETQHVLTHSHIPVLVLR from the coding sequence ATGTACAAACGCATCCTGATCGCAACTGACGGTTCGCCCTTGTCCGACAAGGCCGTGGAAAGCGGCCTGTCCCTCGCCGCACTGACGGGCGCCTCCGTGGTGGCCCTCAAGGTCGTCCCACGCTACCCACGCAGTTACTTTGAAGGTGGCATGCCGGTGGACGCTGGCGACGTCAAGCGCATCGAAGGCCAGTGGGGTGATGCCGCCCAAGCCATGGTGGACGCCGTCAAAACCCAAGGCGAAGCCCAGGGCGTGACCGTAAAAGCCGTGACCGCCAAGTCCGACCTGGTGGCCGAGGCCGTGATCGCTGCCGCCAAAAAGCACAAGTGCGACCTGATCGTCATGGCATCGCACGGCCGCAAGGGCCTCAAGCGCCTGCTGCTGGGCAGCGAAACGCAGCATGTGCTGACACACTCGCACATCCCTGTGCTGGTGCTGCGTTAA
- the ccoG gene encoding cytochrome c oxidase accessory protein CcoG: MKQPSESPRKVIPIAPVAADASDASSSQVEIVSLYEAQKKIYPRSISGLFARWRWAMVFLTQLVFYGLPWLEWGQRQMVLFDLGARRFYIFGLVLYPQDFIYLTGLLIISALSLFLFTAVAGRLWCGFACPQTVYTEIFMWIEHKIEGDRSARLRLDGGPWTFEKVRKKFLKQAIWIAVALWTGFTFVGYFVPIRELGAELIALQGGWQIFWVLFYGFATYGNAGFMREQVCKYMCPYARFQSAMFDKDTLIVSYDVARGEPRGPRSKTVDHKAKGLGDCIDCTLCVQVCPVGIDIRKGLQYECIGCGLCVDACNTVMDKVKYPRGLIRFTTQNGVVKRWSQSQILRRVLRPRVLIYSAVLVALCVAMLASLMTRTPLKVDVVRDRAALSRIVAGGKLENIYRIQIMNATESPQRYHVAAKGLEGLEVVSESAVDIEPAQSRWVAVRLQVPYGSATPGSHPVTFEIGAEGGGAHVSEKTVFLVPR; encoded by the coding sequence ATGAAGCAACCCAGCGAGTCTCCTCGCAAGGTCATTCCCATCGCTCCCGTTGCGGCTGATGCTTCCGATGCCTCCAGCAGCCAGGTTGAGATCGTCTCCCTGTATGAGGCGCAGAAGAAGATTTACCCGCGATCGATCAGCGGCTTGTTTGCCCGGTGGCGCTGGGCCATGGTGTTCCTGACCCAGTTGGTGTTCTATGGCCTGCCCTGGCTGGAGTGGGGGCAGCGCCAAATGGTGCTGTTCGATCTGGGCGCGCGCCGCTTTTACATTTTTGGTCTGGTCCTGTATCCGCAGGATTTCATCTACCTCACGGGGCTGCTGATCATTTCGGCACTGTCTCTGTTCTTGTTCACTGCCGTGGCAGGGCGCTTGTGGTGTGGGTTTGCGTGTCCGCAAACGGTGTACACCGAAATCTTTATGTGGATTGAGCACAAGATCGAAGGTGATCGCAGTGCCCGCTTGCGCCTGGATGGCGGTCCATGGACCTTTGAGAAGGTTCGCAAAAAGTTTTTGAAGCAAGCCATTTGGATTGCAGTAGCCCTGTGGACAGGGTTCACTTTCGTTGGCTACTTTGTGCCGATCCGCGAGCTGGGTGCTGAGCTGATCGCGTTGCAGGGCGGCTGGCAGATTTTCTGGGTGCTGTTTTACGGTTTTGCCACCTATGGCAATGCGGGCTTCATGCGTGAACAAGTGTGCAAGTACATGTGTCCTTATGCACGCTTTCAGAGCGCCATGTTTGACAAGGACACGCTCATCGTCAGCTACGACGTGGCGCGTGGTGAGCCGCGTGGGCCCCGCAGCAAGACCGTGGATCACAAGGCCAAGGGCCTTGGGGATTGCATCGACTGCACGCTGTGTGTACAGGTGTGCCCTGTGGGTATTGATATTCGCAAAGGGCTGCAGTACGAGTGCATTGGGTGCGGGTTGTGCGTGGATGCGTGCAACACCGTCATGGACAAGGTGAAGTACCCCCGTGGCTTGATTCGGTTCACTACCCAGAACGGCGTCGTGAAGCGCTGGTCGCAGTCTCAGATCCTGCGGCGCGTGCTGCGGCCCCGTGTGTTGATTTACAGCGCCGTGCTGGTGGCCTTGTGTGTGGCCATGCTTGCCAGCCTGATGACCAGAACGCCTTTGAAGGTCGACGTTGTGCGGGATCGCGCCGCCTTGTCTCGCATCGTTGCGGGCGGTAAGCTGGAGAACATCTACCGTATCCAGATCATGAATGCGACGGAGTCGCCTCAGCGCTACCACGTAGCAGCCAAGGGGCTGGAAGGCTTGGAGGTTGTATCGGAGTCTGCTGTGGACATTGAGCCTGCGCAGTCACGTTGGGTGGCGGTGCGCTTGCAGGTGCCCTATGGGTCCGCAACGCCGGGTTCGCACCCTGTGACGTTTGAGATTGGGGCGGAAGGTGGTGGCGCCCATGTATCGGAAAAAACGGTCTTTTTGGTTCCTCGGTAA
- a CDS encoding HD-GYP domain-containing protein has translation MYIQLDLSWMQHPFPVSNFRVGSAEQIATLRELGLTQIKVLPKKSDPEFRHGVIPPEPETPSACPEPASPEPVVADQPSASLTAGAENALALRRRLLLAAQNASLLACDQRFRLATRQYMAMEKLVSDQPQAAQAEGVSLVSECVDELLESSDSVIRLLSEGVGEPGALHPVNVMVLSLLLGKALGMKSAELHDLGVAALLHDIGKMGMPLQLAHVSSSMTLAERSRYEGHVAASVALATRMGWGKPVLATIAQHHEMVDGSGFPLRRGAAELSRSSQVVALVNHYDRMCSPIGGGGLTPHETLSVIFAQHKARFDSVVLGAFIRMMGVYPPGSIVQLVNDRYAIVASVNSSRPLRPRVIVHDSRIPKDEAPILDLETVPELGIRRSLKPSQLPRDALDYLSPRKRICYFFERAVSPDSVEAEVQAL, from the coding sequence ATGTATATCCAGCTGGATTTGAGTTGGATGCAGCATCCGTTTCCCGTCAGCAATTTCAGGGTGGGTTCCGCGGAGCAGATCGCAACCCTGCGCGAGTTGGGACTCACCCAAATCAAGGTGCTGCCCAAGAAAAGCGATCCAGAGTTTCGCCATGGCGTGATTCCGCCAGAACCCGAAACCCCGTCAGCATGCCCAGAGCCCGCATCGCCGGAGCCCGTTGTTGCCGATCAACCCTCTGCCTCATTGACCGCCGGGGCCGAGAATGCCCTGGCGTTGCGGCGCAGGCTGCTGCTGGCAGCCCAAAATGCTTCTTTGTTGGCCTGCGATCAGCGCTTTCGCTTGGCCACTCGCCAGTACATGGCGATGGAGAAACTGGTCAGTGACCAGCCCCAGGCTGCGCAAGCTGAGGGGGTATCGCTGGTTTCAGAGTGTGTGGATGAGTTGCTCGAAAGCAGCGACTCGGTCATTCGCCTGCTCTCAGAAGGCGTTGGCGAGCCCGGCGCACTGCATCCCGTGAATGTCATGGTGCTCAGCCTTTTGCTGGGCAAAGCGCTGGGCATGAAAAGCGCCGAGTTGCATGACCTGGGTGTCGCCGCGTTGCTGCACGACATCGGAAAAATGGGCATGCCGCTGCAGCTGGCCCATGTCTCTTCTTCCATGACCCTCGCTGAACGCTCGCGCTACGAGGGCCATGTGGCCGCCTCGGTAGCGTTGGCCACGCGCATGGGTTGGGGCAAACCGGTGCTGGCCACCATCGCGCAGCACCATGAAATGGTCGATGGCTCGGGTTTTCCTTTGCGTCGCGGCGCGGCAGAGTTGAGTCGATCCAGCCAGGTGGTGGCGCTGGTCAATCACTATGACCGCATGTGCAGCCCCATCGGAGGAGGGGGCCTTACGCCCCACGAAACCTTGTCTGTGATCTTTGCACAGCACAAGGCGCGGTTTGATTCGGTGGTGCTGGGTGCCTTCATCCGCATGATGGGGGTGTACCCCCCAGGCTCCATCGTCCAGTTGGTCAACGACCGTTATGCCATCGTGGCATCGGTCAACTCTTCGCGGCCCCTGCGTCCTCGGGTGATCGTGCACGACTCGCGCATTCCCAAGGACGAAGCCCCGATCCTGGATTTGGAGACGGTGCCAGAACTGGGCATCCGGCGCAGCCTGAAACCTTCGCAGTTGCCTCGCGATGCGCTGGACTACCTCTCCCCGCGCAAGCGCATCTGCTACTTTTTTGAGCGTGCAGTCAGCCCAGACTCCGTCGAAGCAGAGGTTCAGGCGTTGTGA
- the ccoP gene encoding cytochrome-c oxidase, cbb3-type subunit III, producing MSDFTSNFWSVFVTALTLIGIFGCALLLWMAGRKKVVATADNTTGHVWDEDLVEMNNPLPRWWVWMFVITIIFGLGYLAAYPGLGTSAGKLGWTQKGEYEAEVAKANKELEPLYARFAAMTPESIAVDPQAKAIGERLFMNNCAQCHGSDARGSKGFPNLADGDWLHGGTPDKILETLQKGRIGNMPPMAAAVGTPEDVRNLSHYVLSLSGSPHDSLRASLGKSKFTACAACHGMDGKGNQALGAPNLTDDIWLHGWGEAAITAMINNGKVNQMPAQAEKLTEAQIKVLASYVWGLSNNKAQ from the coding sequence ATGAGTGACTTCACCAGCAATTTCTGGTCGGTCTTTGTGACCGCGCTGACTTTGATCGGCATCTTTGGCTGCGCCTTGCTGCTTTGGATGGCCGGCCGCAAAAAGGTCGTGGCAACGGCCGACAACACCACAGGCCATGTCTGGGACGAAGACCTGGTTGAAATGAACAACCCCCTGCCACGCTGGTGGGTGTGGATGTTCGTTATCACCATCATCTTTGGCTTGGGCTACCTGGCGGCTTACCCAGGCCTGGGCACCTCGGCTGGCAAGCTGGGCTGGACCCAGAAGGGCGAGTACGAGGCTGAAGTGGCAAAGGCCAACAAGGAGCTGGAGCCTCTGTATGCACGCTTTGCCGCCATGACACCTGAAAGCATTGCGGTTGACCCGCAAGCCAAGGCAATTGGTGAGCGCTTGTTCATGAACAACTGCGCGCAATGCCACGGCTCGGATGCCCGCGGCAGCAAGGGTTTCCCGAATCTGGCGGATGGCGACTGGCTGCACGGCGGCACCCCAGACAAGATTCTGGAAACCTTGCAAAAGGGCCGTATTGGCAACATGCCTCCCATGGCTGCAGCAGTGGGCACGCCTGAAGATGTGCGCAACCTGTCGCACTACGTGTTGAGCCTGTCGGGCAGCCCCCATGATTCCTTGCGCGCCTCTTTGGGTAAGTCCAAGTTCACGGCATGTGCCGCCTGCCACGGCATGGACGGCAAAGGCAACCAGGCCCTGGGTGCCCCCAACCTGACCGATGACATCTGGCTGCATGGCTGGGGTGAGGCGGCCATCACTGCCATGATCAACAACGGCAAGGTCAACCAAATGCCTGCACAGGCAGAAAAGTTGACGGAAGCCCAGATCAAGGTGCTGGCCTCGTATGTTTGGGGTTTGTCAAACAACAAGGCTCAGTAA
- a CDS encoding ABC transporter ATP-binding protein, with protein MSGEDNLLQIAQLRGGYSEVDIIHGIDLTVAPGEIVTIAGTNGAGKSTLVKALLGLLPRVAGTIHLGGRDITALSAEDRFDAGLAYVPQVANVFPSLTVRENLLVVRGVANIKRRMDEVLADFPALVERLPQPASNLSGGERQQLAFARALMPSPRIMVLDEPTAALAPSLVGKVFDMVQELPAAGVAVLMVEQRARQALQISQQGYILDQGRCVLQGPAHGLLADERMAQLYLGNH; from the coding sequence ATGAGCGGCGAAGACAACTTGCTGCAGATCGCGCAATTGCGCGGCGGGTATTCCGAGGTGGACATCATCCACGGCATTGACCTGACCGTGGCGCCGGGCGAGATCGTGACCATTGCAGGCACCAACGGTGCGGGCAAATCCACGTTGGTGAAGGCGCTGCTGGGCCTGTTGCCAAGGGTGGCGGGCACCATCCACCTGGGTGGGCGCGACATCACGGCCTTGTCGGCCGAAGACCGCTTTGACGCAGGGCTGGCCTACGTGCCGCAGGTGGCCAATGTGTTTCCGTCGCTCACCGTGCGCGAGAACCTGTTGGTGGTGCGCGGCGTGGCAAACATCAAGCGCCGCATGGACGAGGTGCTGGCCGACTTTCCGGCACTGGTGGAACGACTGCCTCAGCCCGCCAGCAACCTCTCGGGCGGCGAGCGCCAGCAGCTCGCCTTTGCGCGGGCCCTCATGCCATCGCCGCGCATCATGGTGCTGGACGAGCCCACGGCAGCGCTGGCGCCCTCGCTGGTCGGCAAGGTGTTTGACATGGTGCAAGAGCTGCCCGCCGCAGGCGTGGCGGTGCTGATGGTGGAGCAGCGCGCGCGCCAGGCGCTGCAGATCAGCCAGCAGGGCTACATCCTGGACCAGGGGCGGTGCGTGCTGCAGGGCCCCGCACACGGGCTGCTGGCCGATGAGCGCATGGCGCAGTTGTATCTGGGCAATCACTGA
- a CDS encoding FixH family protein, giving the protein MSSISSSAPAPVQAAPWWKFGHVWLVLSGPAIVVVAGFVTLWIAVSSPDPVVAEDYYQQGIDINKRLENPQPGMAPALKGRNHAVTPLKDQPR; this is encoded by the coding sequence ATGTCTTCGATTTCCTCTTCAGCTCCCGCTCCCGTTCAGGCGGCTCCTTGGTGGAAGTTTGGCCATGTTTGGCTGGTGCTCTCTGGCCCCGCTATCGTCGTGGTAGCGGGCTTCGTTACCTTGTGGATTGCCGTCTCCAGCCCTGACCCCGTTGTGGCTGAAGACTACTACCAGCAAGGCATTGATATCAACAAGAGGCTGGAGAACCCGCAGCCTGGCATGGCGCCTGCGCTCAAGGGCCGCAACCATGCCGTGACACCGCTCAAAGACCAGCCCCGCTAG
- the ccoN gene encoding cytochrome-c oxidase, cbb3-type subunit I: MDFPKTNAAHYNDTVVRQFSIMAVVWGVVGMLVGVIIAAQLAWPELNLGIPWLSYGRLRPLHTNAVIFAFGGCALFATSYYVVQRTSQVRLFAPALASFTFWGWQLVILAAAISLPLGYTSGKEYAELEWPIDILITLVWVSYAIVFFGTVGTRKVKHIYVANWFFGAFILAVALLHLVNSAAVPAGFMKSYSAYAGVQDAMVQWWYGHNAVGFFLTAGFLGMMYYFIPKQAGRPVYSYRLSIVHFWALIFTYMWAGPHHLHYTALPDWTQSVGMVFSLILLAPSWGGMINGVMTLSGAWHKLRDDPILRFLIVSLSFYGMSTFEGPMMSIKTVNALSHYTDWTVGHVHSGALGWVGLISMGSLYYLVPRLFGREKMHSIKAIELHFWMATIGIVLYIAAMWIAGVMQGLMWRAVNPDGTLTYTFVESVKATYPFYVIRVAGGLLYLGGMLVMAWNVWATAISGRSVKVAIPAVNAAHA, encoded by the coding sequence ATGGATTTTCCAAAAACAAATGCTGCGCACTACAACGACACTGTCGTGCGGCAGTTCTCTATCATGGCCGTGGTCTGGGGGGTGGTCGGCATGCTGGTGGGCGTCATCATCGCCGCCCAGCTGGCTTGGCCTGAACTCAACCTCGGTATTCCGTGGCTCAGCTACGGTCGCTTGCGTCCGCTGCACACCAATGCAGTGATCTTCGCGTTTGGCGGCTGCGCGCTGTTTGCCACCAGCTACTACGTGGTGCAGCGCACCAGCCAGGTTCGGTTGTTTGCCCCCGCTCTGGCCTCGTTCACGTTCTGGGGCTGGCAACTGGTCATCCTGGCGGCGGCGATCAGCCTGCCGTTGGGCTACACCTCCGGGAAGGAATATGCAGAACTGGAATGGCCCATTGACATCCTGATCACGCTGGTCTGGGTGTCCTACGCCATCGTGTTCTTCGGCACGGTGGGTACCCGCAAGGTCAAGCACATCTATGTGGCCAACTGGTTCTTTGGTGCTTTCATTCTGGCTGTGGCCTTGCTGCACCTGGTGAACAGTGCTGCGGTGCCTGCGGGCTTCATGAAGAGCTACTCGGCCTACGCTGGTGTGCAAGATGCCATGGTGCAATGGTGGTACGGCCACAATGCGGTGGGCTTCTTCCTGACGGCAGGCTTCCTGGGCATGATGTACTACTTCATCCCCAAGCAAGCAGGTCGCCCTGTGTACTCGTATCGCCTGTCGATCGTGCACTTCTGGGCTCTGATCTTCACTTACATGTGGGCGGGCCCTCACCATCTGCACTACACCGCGCTGCCTGACTGGACGCAATCCGTCGGAATGGTGTTCTCCCTGATCCTGTTGGCCCCCAGCTGGGGCGGCATGATCAACGGCGTGATGACGCTGTCTGGCGCATGGCACAAGCTGCGCGACGATCCTATCTTGCGCTTCCTGATCGTGTCCTTGTCGTTCTACGGCATGTCCACATTCGAAGGCCCGATGATGTCCATCAAGACCGTCAACGCCCTGAGCCACTACACCGACTGGACAGTGGGCCACGTGCACTCGGGTGCCTTGGGCTGGGTGGGTTTGATCTCCATGGGCTCGCTGTACTACCTGGTGCCCCGTCTGTTTGGCCGTGAAAAGATGCACTCCATCAAGGCCATTGAACTGCACTTCTGGATGGCCACCATTGGCATCGTGCTGTACATCGCTGCGATGTGGATTGCCGGTGTGATGCAGGGCCTGATGTGGCGCGCCGTGAATCCTGATGGCACGCTGACCTATACCTTCGTTGAAAGCGTGAAGGCCACTTACCCCTTCTATGTGATCCGTGTAGCCGGTGGTCTGCTGTACCTGGGCGGCATGCTGGTGATGGCCTGGAACGTGTGGGCCACTGCAATCTCTGGCCGTTCGGTCAAGGTGGCGATTCCCGCCGTGAACGCAGCCCACGCTTGA
- the fnr gene encoding fumarate/nitrate reduction transcriptional regulator Fnr: MNPLTIKVACSNCNLRELCMPVGLNDEQLQRIDEVVAVRRKVKRGGTLFRNGEAFTSLYAIRTGFFKTCVATEDGRDQVTGFQMAGEIIGLDGIVNDHHTCDAVALEDAEVCVMPFDRIEELSREVTALQHHVHKIMSREIVREHGVMLLLGSMRAEERLAAFLLNLVQRLHARGFSQSELVLRMTREEIGSYLGLKLETVSRTFSKFVEDGTVEVRQRHVRILDTDALRRIVNNQQACH, encoded by the coding sequence ATGAATCCGCTCACCATCAAAGTCGCTTGCTCCAACTGCAACCTCCGCGAGCTTTGCATGCCCGTTGGCCTCAATGACGAACAGCTGCAGCGCATCGACGAGGTGGTGGCCGTGCGCCGCAAAGTCAAGCGCGGTGGCACACTCTTTCGCAATGGCGAAGCCTTCACCTCGCTGTACGCCATTCGCACGGGTTTCTTCAAGACCTGCGTAGCCACTGAAGATGGTCGCGATCAAGTCACGGGCTTTCAAATGGCCGGGGAGATCATCGGCCTGGATGGCATTGTGAATGATCACCATACCTGCGACGCCGTGGCATTGGAAGATGCCGAAGTCTGTGTGATGCCGTTTGATCGCATTGAAGAACTATCACGCGAAGTGACTGCACTACAGCACCATGTGCACAAAATCATGAGCCGCGAAATCGTGCGCGAACACGGCGTGATGCTCCTTTTGGGCAGCATGCGGGCTGAAGAGCGTTTGGCAGCCTTCCTTCTCAACCTGGTACAGCGCCTGCATGCCCGCGGCTTCTCTCAATCAGAGTTGGTGCTGCGCATGACCCGGGAAGAAATTGGCAGCTACCTGGGCCTCAAATTGGAAACCGTGAGCCGCACCTTCTCCAAATTCGTAGAGGATGGAACTGTCGAAGTTCGCCAACGCCACGTGCGAATTTTGGACACCGACGCGCTACGCCGCATCGTGAACAACCAACAAGCCTGCCACTGA
- the ccoO gene encoding cytochrome-c oxidase, cbb3-type subunit II, whose product MSQNNKQASAGFSHEKIETNNFLMIVLILLVIAIGGLVEIVPLFFQKSTTEAVKGVEPYTAVQLMGRDVYIREGCYNCHSQMIRPFRAETLRYGHYSVAGEFVYDHPFQWGSKRTGPDLHRVGGKYSDEWHRIHLNNPRDVVPESNMPAYPWLEKTTIDPTDVAPRMKALRTVGVPYTDAQITAAADEVKGKTELDALIAYLQVMGRALK is encoded by the coding sequence ATGTCTCAAAACAATAAGCAAGCTTCTGCCGGTTTCAGCCACGAGAAGATTGAAACCAACAACTTCCTGATGATCGTGCTGATTCTGCTGGTGATCGCCATTGGCGGTCTGGTGGAAATCGTGCCCCTGTTCTTCCAGAAGTCCACCACTGAGGCTGTCAAGGGTGTAGAGCCCTACACCGCTGTGCAGCTCATGGGCCGCGATGTGTACATCCGCGAAGGTTGCTACAACTGCCACTCGCAGATGATCCGCCCCTTCCGTGCAGAAACTCTGCGCTATGGCCACTACTCGGTAGCTGGCGAGTTTGTGTACGACCACCCCTTCCAGTGGGGTAGCAAGCGCACAGGCCCTGATCTGCACCGCGTGGGCGGCAAGTACAGCGATGAATGGCATCGCATCCACTTGAACAACCCGCGTGATGTGGTGCCCGAGTCGAACATGCCTGCCTACCCATGGCTGGAGAAGACCACCATTGATCCCACGGATGTCGCGCCCCGCATGAAGGCCTTGCGCACGGTGGGTGTGCCTTACACCGACGCGCAGATCACTGCCGCTGCGGATGAGGTCAAGGGCAAGACCGAGCTGGATGCGCTGATTGCCTACCTGCAAGTCATGGGCCGCGCGCTCAAGTAA
- a CDS encoding cbb3-type cytochrome c oxidase subunit 3, with amino-acid sequence MDITTMRIVATLASMVCFIGIWVWAYMGRNRAQFDEAARLPFEQE; translated from the coding sequence ATGGACATCACCACCATGCGCATCGTGGCCACGCTGGCTTCGATGGTCTGCTTCATCGGCATCTGGGTGTGGGCCTACATGGGCCGCAATCGCGCCCAGTTCGACGAGGCCGCTCGCTTGCCGTTTGAGCAAGAATGA
- a CDS encoding sulfite exporter TauE/SafE family protein: protein MTGAVAWTALVMGLLGGTHCVAMCSAPCGAVVGAGASAAETRPAEQPVHWMPRSAAPSFLRQLAFHSGRVLGYSLLGALSAWAMESLAWVTQQSMALRPVWTLMHVAVLGWGLMMMVQLRQPAWVEQAGRSVWARVSPLVGTPAGVASAGVLWALMPCGLLYSALLVAALSGGPVQGALSMALFAVGSGLWLVGGPLAWHWGRKHLQALQGDWGARISGALLCGVAVWALWMDLVYKPSLWCR, encoded by the coding sequence ATGACTGGTGCTGTGGCCTGGACGGCGTTGGTGATGGGGCTCCTGGGTGGGACCCACTGCGTTGCCATGTGTTCGGCGCCTTGCGGTGCGGTGGTGGGGGCGGGCGCTTCAGCGGCAGAAACTCGTCCTGCAGAGCAGCCTGTGCACTGGATGCCGCGCAGCGCAGCACCTTCTTTTCTGCGCCAGTTGGCCTTTCACAGTGGCCGTGTGCTGGGCTATTCGCTGCTGGGGGCCTTGTCGGCCTGGGCGATGGAGAGCCTGGCCTGGGTCACCCAGCAATCCATGGCGCTGCGGCCCGTGTGGACGCTCATGCACGTTGCTGTGCTGGGTTGGGGGCTGATGATGATGGTTCAGCTGCGCCAGCCTGCCTGGGTGGAGCAGGCCGGTCGCTCGGTGTGGGCGCGTGTCAGTCCCTTGGTGGGCACCCCTGCCGGGGTGGCGTCGGCTGGGGTGTTGTGGGCTCTGATGCCCTGTGGGCTGCTTTACTCTGCGCTGTTGGTGGCAGCACTCAGTGGCGGCCCTGTGCAAGGGGCATTGTCGATGGCGCTCTTCGCCGTGGGCAGCGGCCTGTGGTTGGTCGGTGGCCCGCTGGCATGGCATTGGGGGCGCAAGCACCTCCAAGCGTTGCAGGGTGATTGGGGGGCTCGTATCAGTGGCGCCCTATTGTGCGGCGTTGCGGTGTGGGCGCTGTGGATGGACTTGGTGTACAAGCCTTCACTGTGGTGCCGTTGA